A DNA window from Capnocytophaga sp. ARDL2 contains the following coding sequences:
- a CDS encoding alkaline phosphatase — translation MKRRKFLKIGGVASLGTLMLPGEVQANILGESEKPRLTAKNLIFMVSDGMSNGTLSLTDLYARKLLGKPTAWIQSYSDSNVKRALMDMSSANSSVTDSAAASSSWGGGVRVNNGSLNVDPEGNFITPIWQKFKEMGKKVGCVTTVPITHATPAGFAVAVKKRNDQSLIAEKYLEKGYDVLLGGGQKYFDGNLRKDGVDMYAKFAEQGYFVAKSKGELQKLSPNQKVLGVFDTDALPYYIDTKREQSLTENIPSLAEMTKIAIQQMEKHEDGFVLQIESGKVDWAAHGNDIGALIHEQLQFDEALEEVLKFAREDNDTIVIFTTDHGNANPGLIYGKNVDDFYTQIANYKCSNEHLLNLFSKKDTVKSIQSTVEKMMKIELTVEEAEEILSYYTGIKKEDDGLYNYKKVPFKLFSEIQSKRNRVGWISMDHSSDYVELAVYKPCRVKDFIKKGFYQNIELHQMMLKNVMVYHNKRIKHYYE, via the coding sequence ATGAAAAGGAGAAAATTTTTAAAAATAGGGGGGGTAGCTTCCTTGGGGACATTAATGTTACCTGGAGAAGTTCAAGCAAATATATTGGGAGAAAGTGAAAAACCGCGTTTGACTGCTAAAAATCTGATTTTTATGGTGAGTGACGGAATGAGTAATGGAACACTTTCGTTGACCGATTTGTATGCTCGTAAACTATTGGGAAAGCCGACAGCTTGGATACAATCTTACTCAGATTCTAATGTAAAAAGAGCCTTGATGGATATGTCATCAGCAAATTCGTCTGTAACGGATTCGGCGGCAGCAAGTTCGTCGTGGGGCGGAGGGGTGCGTGTCAATAATGGAAGTCTCAATGTAGATCCTGAGGGAAATTTTATTACACCTATTTGGCAAAAATTTAAAGAAATGGGAAAAAAAGTGGGCTGTGTAACTACTGTTCCCATTACTCATGCTACACCAGCGGGTTTTGCTGTCGCTGTAAAAAAACGCAACGACCAGAGTTTGATAGCCGAGAAATACTTGGAAAAAGGCTACGATGTGTTGCTGGGAGGAGGTCAAAAATATTTTGATGGCAATTTGCGAAAAGACGGAGTAGATATGTATGCTAAATTTGCAGAACAAGGATATTTTGTGGCAAAATCAAAAGGGGAATTGCAAAAATTGTCGCCTAATCAAAAGGTTTTAGGTGTATTTGATACAGATGCATTGCCCTATTATATAGACACCAAACGCGAACAATCATTGACTGAAAATATTCCATCGTTGGCAGAAATGACCAAAATTGCTATACAACAAATGGAAAAACACGAAGACGGATTTGTCTTACAAATAGAGTCAGGTAAAGTAGATTGGGCAGCACATGGAAATGATATTGGAGCGTTGATACATGAGCAATTGCAATTTGACGAAGCATTGGAAGAGGTGTTGAAATTTGCAAGAGAAGACAATGATACGATTGTGATTTTTACGACAGACCATGGAAATGCTAATCCTGGATTGATTTATGGGAAAAATGTAGATGATTTTTACACACAAATTGCCAATTATAAATGTAGTAACGAACATTTGTTGAATCTGTTTTCGAAAAAAGACACTGTAAAAAGCATACAGTCAACAGTTGAAAAAATGATGAAAATAGAATTGACAGTAGAAGAGGCAGAGGAAATATTGTCGTATTATACAGGAATCAAAAAAGAAGACGATGGATTGTACAATTATAAAAAAGTACCGTTTAAATTGTTTTCAGAAATTCAAAGTAAGAGAAATAGAGTAGGGTGGATTTCGATGGATCATTCGTCAGATTATGTAGAGTTGGCGGTTTATAAACCCTGTCGAGTAAAGGATTTTATCAAAAAAGGATTTTATCAAAATATAGAATTACACCAGATGATGTTGAAAAATGTAATGGTTTATCATAATAAAAGAATAAAACACTATTATGAATAA
- a CDS encoding acyl transferase produces MFSKEDVFSIQTKKQFHKIAMKVFRFQYENNQVYKEFCDLVKKTPSNVSTLEQIPFLPIEFFKTKKIVSTTKEPQEIFTSSGTTGQTVSKHYVSDLSVYEESFLNGFQRMYGAIENYTILALLPSYLERQGSSLIYMVERMIKESGCPHSGFYLHNYDELVEKINLLENEEKNTLLIGVSYALMNLIETHIFELQHTIVMETGGMKGMRKELVREELHELLKKGFGVEKIHSEYGMTEMLSQGYSLGDGIYECPPWMDVIVRDTEDPFSILSNEKTGGVNIIDLANFESISFIATQDLGRKQANGTFEIHGRFDNSDIRGCNLMVV; encoded by the coding sequence ATGTTTTCAAAAGAGGATGTTTTTTCGATACAGACCAAAAAGCAATTTCACAAAATAGCCATGAAAGTTTTTCGATTTCAATACGAAAACAATCAAGTGTATAAAGAATTTTGTGATTTAGTAAAAAAAACGCCTTCTAATGTGTCAACATTGGAACAAATCCCCTTTTTGCCTATCGAATTTTTTAAAACAAAAAAAATCGTTTCGACCACTAAAGAACCTCAAGAGATTTTTACCAGTAGTGGAACCACAGGGCAGACGGTGAGTAAACATTACGTAAGTGATTTGTCGGTTTATGAAGAAAGTTTTCTCAATGGATTTCAGAGAATGTATGGAGCGATTGAAAATTATACAATATTGGCATTGTTACCTTCATATTTAGAGCGACAAGGTTCTTCCTTAATATATATGGTAGAGCGGATGATAAAAGAATCCGGCTGTCCTCACAGTGGGTTTTATCTGCACAATTATGATGAATTGGTTGAGAAAATCAATTTGTTGGAAAACGAAGAAAAAAACACACTGTTAATAGGGGTGTCTTATGCCTTGATGAATTTGATAGAAACCCATATCTTTGAATTACAACACACCATAGTAATGGAAACAGGAGGTATGAAAGGAATGCGAAAGGAATTGGTGAGGGAGGAGTTGCATGAACTATTAAAAAAAGGTTTTGGAGTCGAAAAAATACATTCGGAATACGGAATGACCGAAATGTTGTCACAGGGATATTCGTTGGGAGATGGAATATATGAGTGTCCGCCGTGGATGGATGTGATAGTACGAGATACGGAAGATCCTTTTAGTATCTTAAGTAATGAAAAAACAGGTGGAGTCAATATAATAGATTTGGCAAATTTTGAGAGTATATCATTTATAGCAACTCAAGATTTGGGAAGAAAGCAAGCCAATGGAACCTTTGAGATCCATGGAAGGTTTGATAATTCAGACATAAGAGGTTGCAATTTGATGGTGGTATAG
- the rplK gene encoding 50S ribosomal protein L11, with the protein MAKEISKVVKLQVKGGAANPSPPVGPALGAAGVNIMEFCKQFNARTQDKPGKVLPVQITVYKDKSFDFVVKTPPAAVQLLEAAKIKSGSGQPNRKKVASITEDQVRAIAEDKMPDLNAFEIEKAMSMIAGTARSMGITVK; encoded by the coding sequence ATGGCAAAAGAAATTAGTAAAGTAGTAAAACTACAAGTAAAGGGAGGTGCTGCGAATCCATCGCCACCGGTTGGACCTGCTTTGGGGGCTGCTGGGGTAAATATCATGGAGTTCTGTAAGCAATTTAATGCAAGAACACAAGATAAACCCGGTAAAGTATTACCAGTACAAATTACAGTTTACAAAGACAAATCTTTTGACTTTGTTGTAAAAACGCCACCTGCTGCTGTTCAACTTTTAGAAGCTGCAAAAATCAAATCAGGTTCTGGACAACCAAACCGTAAGAAAGTAGCTTCAATCACCGAAGATCAAGTAAGAGCAATTGCAGAAGACAAGATGCCAGACTTAAACGCATTTGAGATCGAGAAAGCAATGTCTATGATTGCAGGAACTGCAAGATCAATGGGAATCACAGTAAAGTAA
- the secE gene encoding preprotein translocase subunit SecE, giving the protein MAKKSNYIADSFNELKTNVSWTPWSEVQRYTIIVAIFTVLFSLAIWGVDTVFQKAIAGFFNIING; this is encoded by the coding sequence ATGGCTAAAAAAAGTAATTATATAGCAGATTCATTCAACGAATTAAAAACCAATGTGTCTTGGACTCCATGGTCAGAAGTGCAAAGATATACAATTATTGTAGCAATCTTTACAGTGTTGTTTTCTTTGGCGATTTGGGGAGTAGATACTGTATTCCAAAAAGCAATTGCAGGTTTTTTTAATATTATTAACGGCTAA
- the rnr gene encoding ribonuclease R, which translates to MKKRLNKKKKDYSGKILIFLSKNPTKSFNYKQISSALDVNNTHGRNEIIKELQKLRATKKIIEKEHGKYSIVEQSYYIGTLDMTTKKTAYFVCEDLEEDVFIPQNNLSKALHGDTVKAYIFNKRKNKRPEAEIVEIVERNKSEFVGILQMHKTFGFVVCANPRMYVDLFVPIEKINGAKDGDVVLVEMTDWPTRANNPYAKVKKVLGKPGDHSTEIHAILSEYGLPTDFPVEVETFAQKLDTSITTEEIAKRRDMRKALTFTIDPKDAKDFDDALSFQVLENGNYEIGVHIADVSHYVQEGTILDQEAYNRATSIYLVDRVIPMLPEVLSNFACSLRPHEEKYTFSAVFELNKNAEIVNKWFGRTVIYSDERMAYEEAQYIIENSKDRSIINKDGSIEIPADVSIREGAYTLSKDIVFAVETMDELAKTLRNKRFANGAISFDKAEVKFHLNEQDEPIGVYFKVAKDANHLIEEFMLLANRKVSEFIGKQNKTFVYRVHDEPDQDKLFNLQSIISKFGYGLNFKNKKSLTQSINQLLIDVKGNREQNLVDTLTIRSMSKAQYSTENIGHYGLAFDYYSHFTSPIRRYPDVMAHRLLQHYLDGGASANEEVFEDKCRHCSQMENLAVNAERDSIKYMQVKFMQDHQNQEFLGVISGVTEWGIYVEIIENKCEGMIRVRDLDDDYYIFDEKQYAMVGEVTGNKLQLGDEIVVKVKNTDLIKKQLDFYFVRKG; encoded by the coding sequence ATGAAAAAACGACTAAACAAGAAGAAAAAAGATTACTCTGGAAAAATATTGATTTTCTTATCAAAAAATCCTACTAAATCTTTCAATTATAAACAAATTTCTTCTGCACTTGATGTCAATAATACACACGGAAGAAATGAAATTATCAAAGAATTACAAAAACTCCGTGCCACGAAAAAAATCATAGAAAAAGAACACGGTAAATACAGCATTGTAGAACAATCATACTACATCGGTACGCTGGATATGACCACCAAAAAAACGGCATATTTTGTTTGCGAAGATTTGGAAGAGGATGTATTTATTCCACAAAACAACCTCAGCAAAGCCTTGCACGGAGATACAGTAAAGGCCTATATTTTCAACAAACGCAAAAACAAACGCCCAGAGGCTGAAATCGTTGAAATCGTAGAACGAAACAAATCTGAATTTGTTGGTATTTTGCAAATGCACAAAACTTTTGGTTTTGTAGTATGTGCCAATCCTCGTATGTATGTAGATTTATTTGTGCCTATCGAAAAAATCAACGGTGCCAAAGACGGTGATGTGGTATTGGTAGAAATGACCGATTGGCCTACTCGTGCCAACAATCCGTATGCTAAAGTGAAAAAAGTACTCGGAAAACCAGGAGATCACAGCACAGAAATACATGCTATTCTATCCGAATATGGTTTACCAACAGATTTTCCTGTCGAGGTAGAAACCTTTGCTCAAAAACTCGACACTTCTATTACAACCGAAGAAATTGCCAAACGCCGTGATATGCGAAAGGCACTTACCTTTACCATCGACCCAAAAGACGCTAAAGATTTTGACGACGCTTTGTCGTTTCAAGTGTTGGAAAATGGCAATTACGAAATCGGTGTACACATAGCAGACGTATCACATTATGTACAAGAGGGTACAATTTTAGACCAAGAGGCATACAATCGTGCGACTTCGATTTATCTAGTCGATCGCGTAATACCTATGTTGCCCGAAGTATTGTCAAACTTTGCCTGTTCCTTGCGACCTCATGAGGAAAAATATACCTTTTCTGCGGTGTTTGAATTGAACAAAAACGCTGAAATCGTCAATAAATGGTTTGGTCGCACGGTAATTTATTCAGACGAACGAATGGCGTACGAAGAAGCTCAATACATCATCGAAAACAGCAAAGACCGATCAATCATCAATAAAGACGGTTCTATAGAAATTCCAGCTGATGTGTCGATTCGCGAGGGGGCTTATACGCTTTCAAAAGACATCGTTTTTGCGGTGGAAACGATGGATGAATTAGCAAAAACACTGAGAAACAAACGATTTGCAAATGGTGCTATTTCTTTTGATAAAGCAGAGGTAAAATTTCACTTAAACGAACAAGACGAACCCATAGGTGTGTATTTCAAAGTTGCCAAAGATGCCAATCATTTGATTGAGGAATTTATGTTGCTGGCAAATAGAAAAGTGTCGGAATTTATCGGAAAGCAAAACAAAACTTTTGTCTATCGTGTACACGACGAACCCGACCAAGATAAATTATTCAACTTACAATCAATCATTTCAAAATTTGGTTACGGATTGAATTTCAAAAACAAAAAATCACTGACGCAGTCTATCAATCAATTATTGATAGATGTAAAAGGCAATCGAGAGCAAAACTTGGTGGACACGCTCACCATTCGCAGTATGAGCAAGGCTCAATATTCTACCGAAAACATTGGACATTACGGATTGGCATTTGATTATTATTCGCATTTTACTTCGCCTATTCGTCGCTATCCCGATGTGATGGCTCATCGATTGTTGCAACATTATTTAGACGGTGGAGCGTCGGCAAACGAAGAGGTGTTTGAAGACAAATGTCGCCATTGCTCACAAATGGAAAATTTGGCAGTAAATGCAGAGCGAGACAGCATCAAATACATGCAAGTAAAATTTATGCAAGACCATCAAAACCAAGAATTTTTGGGTGTGATTTCAGGCGTTACCGAATGGGGTATTTATGTAGAAATCATCGAAAATAAATGCGAAGGTATGATTAGAGTACGCGATTTAGATGACGATTATTATATTTTCGACGAAAAGCAATATGCTATGGTAGGCGAAGTTACCGGAAATAAATTACAGTTGGGTGATGAAATAGTCGTGAAAGTAAAAAACACCGATTTGATAAAGAAACAATTGGATTTTTATTTTGTAAGGAAAGGATAA
- the tuf gene encoding elongation factor Tu yields the protein MAKETFDRSKPHLNIGTIGHVDHGKTTTTAAITKVLADKGLSEVRSFDSIDNAPEEKERGITINTSHVEYQTANRHYAHVDCPGHADYVKNMVTGAAQMDGAILVVAATDGPMPQTREHILLGRQVGIPRIVVFLNKVDMVDDEELLELVEMEVRDLLSFYDYDGDNGPVIKGSALGALNGEAKWVDTIMELMDAVDNWIEEPVRDNEKPFLMPIEDVFTITGRGTVATGRIETGVANTGDPVEIIGMGADKLTSTITGVEMFRKILDRGEAGDNVGLLLRGIDKSDIRRGMVICKPGSVKPHAKFKAEVYILKKEEGGRHTPFHNNYRPQFYVRTTDVTGTIVLPEGTDMVMPGDNLTITVELLQPIALSVGLRFAIREGGRTVGAGQVTELLD from the coding sequence ATGGCAAAAGAAACTTTTGATCGTTCGAAGCCGCACTTAAACATCGGTACAATCGGACACGTAGATCACGGAAAAACTACAACAACAGCTGCTATTACTAAAGTATTAGCTGACAAAGGTTTGTCTGAAGTTCGTTCATTTGACTCAATTGACAACGCTCCGGAAGAAAAAGAGCGTGGTATTACAATTAATACTTCTCACGTAGAGTATCAAACAGCTAACCGTCACTATGCACACGTTGACTGTCCAGGTCACGCGGATTACGTTAAAAACATGGTAACTGGTGCTGCACAGATGGATGGAGCTATCTTGGTAGTAGCTGCTACAGATGGACCAATGCCACAAACTCGTGAGCACATCCTTTTAGGACGTCAGGTAGGTATTCCAAGAATCGTTGTATTCTTAAACAAAGTTGATATGGTGGACGACGAAGAGTTGTTAGAGCTTGTAGAAATGGAAGTTCGTGACTTGTTGTCTTTCTATGATTACGACGGAGACAATGGTCCAGTAATCAAAGGATCTGCATTGGGTGCTTTGAATGGTGAGGCTAAATGGGTTGATACTATCATGGAATTGATGGATGCTGTTGACAACTGGATCGAAGAGCCAGTGCGTGACAATGAAAAACCATTCTTGATGCCAATCGAGGACGTTTTCACTATCACAGGACGTGGTACAGTAGCTACAGGACGTATCGAAACTGGAGTTGCTAACACTGGAGACCCAGTAGAAATCATCGGTATGGGAGCTGATAAATTGACTTCTACAATCACAGGGGTTGAGATGTTCCGTAAAATCCTTGACCGTGGGGAGGCTGGAGATAACGTAGGATTGTTGTTGAGAGGTATCGACAAGTCTGATATCCGTCGTGGTATGGTTATCTGTAAACCAGGTTCAGTAAAACCACACGCTAAATTCAAAGCTGAGGTTTATATCTTGAAAAAAGAAGAGGGTGGACGTCACACTCCATTCCACAACAACTACCGTCCACAGTTCTATGTGCGTACAACTGACGTAACTGGTACTATCGTATTGCCAGAAGGAACTGATATGGTAATGCCTGGAGATAACTTGACAATCACTGTTGAGTTGTTGCAACCAATCGCATTGTCTGTAGGTCTTCGTTTCGCTATCCGTGAAGGAGGTCGTACAGTAGGTGCAGGTCAGGTAACTGAGTTGTTAGACTAA
- a CDS encoding DUF6327 family protein, which translates to MKKDFNNFEELNNELEILKLERELQWRKLTQTFSSTTEKLTPNNFAKTAVSSALSAFTPSAGKSVIVSLILKFIINRLFKRK; encoded by the coding sequence ATGAAAAAAGATTTTAACAATTTTGAAGAGCTTAATAATGAGTTGGAGATTTTAAAGTTGGAGAGAGAACTTCAATGGAGAAAGTTGACTCAAACATTTTCTAGTACTACTGAAAAATTGACTCCCAATAATTTTGCAAAAACTGCAGTTAGTAGTGCTCTGAGTGCATTTACACCCTCAGCTGGAAAATCTGTGATTGTTTCTCTCATTCTAAAGTTCATCATTAATAGACTTTTTAAAAGAAAATAG
- a CDS encoding T9SS type A sorting domain-containing protein, with protein sequence MKKQLHFIRLAFVGAVLFTVSSAVAQEEVVVNIPDENMKQILVENLEINTNEDDEIQISEAVAYTGAIDLLNMGIQDLTGIEAFVNITELDCSENQLTSLDVSANTELKKLYCYDNQLESLNLNQNTLLELLSCENNQLTSLDVSANTELKKLYCYDNQLESLNLSQNTLLELLSCENNQLTSLDLTYNPSLKQLHCAENLITFFQGLGTNLVELICQDNKLTSLDLSHCTSLNKLFCENNELISLNVKNGNNTNFINFSAIGNPYLSCIKVDDAQGNYLANWNKDQGAEYSEDCESLTTGDQEAVLSGLYPNPVLSNLSVLVKNSQKGDLYDAMGKKLQEIELVEGLNQVSMEYLSAGIYFLVVGNQTYKIVKQ encoded by the coding sequence ATGAAAAAACAATTACATTTTATCAGATTAGCCTTTGTTGGGGCAGTTTTATTTACCGTATCATCTGCTGTAGCACAAGAGGAGGTTGTTGTAAATATCCCTGATGAGAATATGAAACAGATTTTGGTTGAAAATTTAGAAATAAATACCAATGAAGATGATGAAATACAAATCTCTGAAGCAGTAGCCTATACAGGGGCAATTGATTTGTTGAATATGGGGATTCAGGATCTTACAGGAATCGAAGCGTTTGTAAATATTACAGAGTTAGATTGTTCTGAGAATCAATTAACTTCTTTGGATGTGAGTGCAAATACGGAACTGAAAAAGTTGTATTGTTATGACAATCAATTAGAAAGTTTAAATTTGAATCAAAACACACTTTTAGAGCTACTTTCTTGTGAGAATAATCAATTAACTTCTTTGGATGTGAGTGCAAATACGGAACTGAAAAAGTTGTATTGTTATGACAATCAATTAGAAAGTTTGAATTTGAGTCAAAACACACTTTTAGAGCTACTTTCTTGTGAGAATAATCAATTAACTTCTTTGGATTTAACTTATAATCCATCTTTGAAACAACTACACTGTGCAGAAAATCTTATCACTTTTTTTCAAGGTTTAGGAACGAATTTAGTTGAATTGATTTGTCAAGATAATAAATTGACTAGTTTAGATTTAAGTCATTGTACTTCTCTTAATAAACTTTTTTGTGAAAATAATGAATTGATTTCTTTAAATGTGAAGAATGGTAATAATACAAATTTTATAAATTTTTCAGCAATAGGAAATCCCTATCTTTCGTGTATAAAAGTAGATGATGCTCAAGGAAATTATTTAGCAAACTGGAACAAAGATCAAGGAGCAGAGTATAGTGAAGATTGTGAAAGTCTTACTACAGGAGATCAAGAAGCCGTTTTGTCGGGATTGTATCCAAATCCTGTATTGAGCAATCTTTCAGTGTTAGTCAAAAATTCCCAAAAAGGGGATTTATACGATGCAATGGGCAAGAAATTGCAAGAAATAGAACTTGTAGAAGGACTTAATCAGGTGAGTATGGAGTATTTGTCAGCAGGGATATATTTTCTTGTAGTAGGTAATCAGACCTATAAAATAGTAAAGCAATAG
- a CDS encoding YtxH domain-containing protein, producing MSRTGNTLVAILAGAAVGAVAGILLAPERGSDTRKKISKGFKEGKDEVACKIEELKNQLVGLISSKKENIEDTIESFVADSGDKADEVINKLEDKIARLKAKVEKQA from the coding sequence ATGAGTAGAACAGGTAATACATTAGTAGCTATTTTAGCAGGAGCAGCTGTAGGAGCAGTTGCGGGTATTTTATTAGCACCAGAAAGAGGTTCTGATACGAGAAAGAAAATTTCAAAAGGGTTTAAAGAAGGAAAAGATGAGGTAGCATGCAAGATTGAGGAGTTGAAAAACCAATTAGTAGGTTTGATTTCTTCTAAAAAAGAAAATATAGAGGATACAATCGAATCTTTTGTAGCTGATTCAGGTGATAAGGCTGATGAAGTAATCAACAAATTGGAAGATAAAATTGCTCGATTGAAAGCAAAAGTTGAAAAACAAGCTTAA
- a CDS encoding competence protein, protein MSLKEEIKNNFSEMQAETRAFVDANIKYFQLLGFKISAKAFGLLLKISAITLMCALGLLFLSFSLAFMIGHELQSNTLGFLIVAGVYFFMALMVYVLRETLIELPILKKLSAIFFNN, encoded by the coding sequence ATGTCTTTGAAGGAGGAAATAAAAAACAATTTTTCAGAAATGCAAGCAGAGACAAGAGCCTTTGTCGATGCAAATATTAAATATTTTCAGTTGCTTGGTTTCAAGATTTCTGCGAAAGCATTTGGTTTGCTATTAAAAATATCGGCTATTACCCTAATGTGTGCTTTGGGGTTGCTTTTTTTGTCTTTTTCATTGGCATTTATGATTGGGCACGAGTTACAAAGCAACACCTTGGGATTTTTAATCGTTGCTGGAGTTTATTTTTTTATGGCATTAATGGTTTATGTTTTGAGAGAAACATTGATAGAGTTGCCTATTCTCAAAAAGCTTTCTGCAATATTTTTTAATAATTAA
- a CDS encoding site-specific DNA-methyltransferase, with protein MNDKQAFINQGFSVLNTENQENKLKQFLKENYPSVLKDGGLNLAELKNVLGLPIDEKVNGYGLNFVGRGVARAKYAQETQKELLLNRTLSKNIDTTQNMVLKGDNLDSLKLLKPHYSGKIKCIYIDPPYNTSSDEFVYPDKFDRHEAQVLGVADSLSDEDFDRMEFSFKTKKSHNGWLTFMYPRLLLARDLLAKDGVIFISIDDNEQANLKILCDEIFGEENFIELFSWVKTETPANLSLKTKKAVEYILCYQKNKDNTKFKGLQKDSKSSNGLMNQTNSVKELIFPANIIDTSLKDGVYEKGEYGTKNYKIELLKDVEVRKGFFITPIHLVGKFKWSQQNLNKEIDLGTKISIKTIAFSPSYERLEYEPETPWNLINPDFGVATNETASIQLEELLQGKYFDYSKPISLIKYLIDFITKDNDIILDFFAGSGTTGHAVMALNAEDGGNRKFILCQIDEPIAEGKPAYQFCKDNGLPPVISSITIERLRRVSSLNPSEGGTSNKGKAPSLSERAGGEEFGEDTDYGFKVFDHTDAPQLTQDENGQIQFPTLHQDALSRIYTMIFKVGLDEPSEAPQEVIENCIYKIGNHYYITNSEQITKDDFATTIKDATQNSGKIFVDGWTASLNATLQHYKEEVQIVF; from the coding sequence ATGAACGATAAACAAGCATTCATAAACCAAGGATTTTCTGTACTGAACACAGAAAATCAAGAAAACAAATTGAAACAATTCTTAAAAGAAAATTATCCGTCTGTGCTAAAAGACGGCGGACTAAACCTTGCCGAGCTCAAAAACGTTTTAGGCTTACCCATTGATGAAAAAGTAAATGGCTATGGGCTGAACTTTGTAGGGCGTGGCGTGGCTCGTGCCAAATACGCACAAGAAACCCAAAAAGAATTATTGCTGAACCGAACACTAAGCAAGAACATCGACACCACCCAAAATATGGTACTCAAAGGCGATAATCTCGACAGCCTAAAACTGCTAAAACCCCATTACAGCGGAAAGATAAAATGTATCTACATAGACCCACCCTACAACACCAGTAGCGATGAGTTTGTTTATCCCGATAAGTTTGACCGCCACGAAGCCCAAGTATTGGGTGTAGCCGACAGCCTCTCCGATGAGGATTTTGACCGAATGGAATTTTCCTTTAAAACCAAAAAAAGCCACAACGGATGGCTCACCTTTATGTACCCACGCCTTTTGTTGGCAAGAGATTTATTGGCAAAAGACGGCGTAATCTTTATCTCCATTGACGACAACGAACAAGCCAACCTCAAAATCCTTTGCGATGAAATCTTTGGGGAAGAGAATTTTATTGAACTTTTTTCTTGGGTTAAAACTGAAACACCCGCAAATTTATCATTAAAAACTAAAAAAGCTGTTGAATATATTCTTTGTTATCAAAAAAATAAAGATAATACCAAATTTAAGGGATTACAGAAAGATAGCAAGAGTAGTAATGGTCTTATGAATCAAACAAATAGTGTAAAAGAACTTATTTTTCCAGCAAATATTATAGATACTTCTTTAAAAGATGGTGTATATGAAAAAGGTGAATATGGAACAAAAAATTATAAGATAGAGTTATTAAAAGATGTTGAAGTTAGAAAAGGTTTTTTTATAACTCCAATTCATTTAGTAGGGAAGTTTAAATGGTCTCAACAAAATCTTAATAAAGAAATAGATTTAGGAACTAAAATATCAATAAAAACAATTGCTTTTTCTCCATCTTATGAAAGATTAGAATATGAACCTGAAACTCCTTGGAATTTAATAAATCCTGATTTTGGTGTTGCAACTAATGAAACTGCATCTATCCAACTGGAAGAGTTATTACAAGGTAAATATTTTGATTATTCAAAACCTATTTCTTTAATAAAGTACTTGATTGATTTTATTACCAAAGACAACGACATTATTTTAGACTTTTTCGCAGGTTCGGGAACCACAGGACACGCCGTAATGGCACTCAACGCCGAAGACGGGGGCAACCGCAAATTTATCCTTTGCCAAATCGATGAGCCTATCGCCGAGGGCAAACCCGCCTATCAGTTTTGTAAAGACAATGGTTTACCGCCCGTAATATCCAGCATCACCATCGAGCGTTTGAGGAGAGTATCCTCCCTAAATCCCTCCGAAGGAGGGACTTCCAATAAAGGAAAAGCTCCCTCTCTTTCGGAGAGGGCGGGGGGAGAGGAATTTGGGGAGGATACGGACTACGGCTTTAAAGTCTTTGACCACACCGACGCCCCACAACTCACCCAAGACGAAAACGGACAAATCCAGTTCCCTACCTTGCACCAAGATGCTTTGTCGCGTATCTATACGATGATTTTCAAAGTTGGTTTAGATGAGCCAAGCGAGGCTCCGCAAGAGGTTATAGAGAATTGTATCTACAAAATCGGCAACCATTATTACATCACCAATAGTGAGCAAATCACCAAAGATGATTTTGCCACCACTATCAAAGATGCTACCCAAAACAGTGGTAAAATCTTTGTAGATGGCTGGACGGCAAGTCTCAACGCCACGCTACAACATTACAAAGAAGAGGTGCAAATCGTGTTTTAA